One Cohnella candidum genomic region harbors:
- a CDS encoding amino acid ABC transporter ATP-binding protein, with product MIQLKGITKSFGRHQVLKGVDVTVNKGEVVAILGPSGSGKTTLLRCVNFLEKPSSGEIRIGTERIDCKSASKKDIQALRRKTAMVFQQYNLFRHKTALENVMEGLVIVQKVPKEEARERSIRLLEKVGLGNKLDAYPSQLSGGQQQRVGIARALALNPEVILFDEPTSALDPELVGEVLAVIRKIAKEGITMIIVTHEMGFAQDVANHVIFMDEGVVVEEGTPNEIFSSPKEERTKQFLKRLTPEGVYSI from the coding sequence ATGATCCAGTTGAAAGGAATCACCAAATCGTTCGGGCGCCACCAGGTGCTCAAAGGCGTCGACGTCACGGTGAACAAGGGTGAAGTCGTCGCCATTTTAGGTCCGAGCGGCTCGGGCAAGACGACCTTGCTGCGGTGCGTCAATTTCCTCGAGAAGCCGAGTTCCGGCGAAATCCGGATCGGCACCGAGCGGATCGACTGCAAATCGGCCTCGAAAAAAGACATCCAGGCATTGCGCCGGAAAACGGCGATGGTGTTCCAGCAGTACAATCTGTTCCGTCATAAAACGGCGCTTGAGAATGTCATGGAAGGGCTTGTGATCGTCCAAAAGGTGCCCAAAGAGGAAGCCCGGGAACGCAGCATTCGCTTGCTTGAGAAAGTCGGTCTGGGCAACAAATTGGACGCCTATCCGAGCCAGCTGTCGGGCGGACAGCAGCAGCGCGTCGGCATCGCGCGGGCGCTGGCGCTGAACCCCGAAGTCATCCTGTTCGACGAACCGACGTCGGCGCTGGATCCCGAGCTCGTCGGCGAAGTGCTGGCGGTCATCCGCAAAATCGCCAAGGAAGGCATCACGATGATCATCGTCACCCATGAGATGGGGTTCGCGCAGGATGTGGCCAATCACGTGATTTTCATGGACGAGGGCGTCGTGGTCGAAGAGGGCACGCCGAACGAAATCTTCTCTTCCCCGAAAGAAGAGAGGACGAAGCAATTCCTGAAACGGTTGACGCCGGAAGGCGTGTATTCGATTTGA
- a CDS encoding amino acid ABC transporter permease, with product MKLDPSFIWTAFTQLLSVIPTTLLITAVSVACGLIIGTAVALIRTFRVPVLAPIAAGYVTFIRGTPMLTHLLLIYFGLPIALDALAAQFGWGFRSASIPMIAFAFIAFSITAGGYASEVVRSGLLAVNRGQMEAAHSVGMTTAQALRRIVIPQAFAASLPNISNLVVGMLHASTLAFTVSVVEVTAKAQIVASTNWKFFDAYLAAALIYWGLTLLVERASGLVERRINVYDRGGVA from the coding sequence ATGAAGCTTGACCCGTCGTTCATCTGGACCGCCTTCACGCAGCTCCTGTCCGTGATCCCCACGACGCTGCTGATCACGGCGGTGTCCGTCGCGTGCGGCCTCATCATCGGAACGGCGGTCGCGTTGATACGCACCTTCCGGGTTCCGGTGCTTGCGCCCATTGCCGCCGGCTATGTCACATTCATCCGGGGAACGCCGATGCTCACGCATTTGCTGCTCATTTATTTCGGGCTGCCGATCGCGTTAGACGCGTTGGCGGCGCAGTTCGGATGGGGCTTCCGGTCCGCCTCGATCCCGATGATCGCCTTCGCGTTCATCGCCTTCTCGATCACGGCGGGCGGCTATGCGTCCGAGGTCGTCCGGTCCGGGCTGCTGGCGGTTAACCGCGGCCAAATGGAGGCCGCCCATTCGGTCGGCATGACGACCGCGCAAGCGCTCCGGCGAATCGTGATTCCCCAAGCGTTCGCGGCCAGCTTGCCGAACATCTCCAACCTGGTCGTCGGCATGCTGCACGCCTCGACGCTGGCTTTCACCGTTTCCGTCGTCGAAGTGACGGCGAAAGCGCAGATCGTCGCTTCGACGAACTGGAAGTTCTTCGACGCTTATCTCGCCGCGGCGCTCATTTATTGGGGGCTTACGCTGTTGGTGGAAAGAGCGTCGGGCCTCGTGGAACGCAGAATCAACGTGTACGACAGGGGGGGCGTCGCATGA
- a CDS encoding transporter substrate-binding domain-containing protein, producing the protein MKKTTLAIILTLALGVVAAGCGNKEEGSKGEAAAAAPTASASAKPAEVKKIIVGTGTKFPKVAFLDENGKLTGFDVELVREIDKRLPQYEFELQTLEFSNILLSLETKKVDIGAHEFEKNPERTEKYLFNKEPYAHWKNKIIVAKDNDSVKTLDDLVGKKVLTSATSAEAQILENYNRDHDKKIDIVYQNGAANDTVSQISTGRVAATIGADFTLPLIDPQGKLKTTDEVLSEADILFVFRKNDPESQKLADDVDTAIKELKADGTLGKLSKQWLGQDFTQ; encoded by the coding sequence ATGAAAAAGACGACTTTGGCTATCATTTTAACGCTTGCACTGGGGGTTGTCGCCGCCGGGTGCGGCAACAAGGAGGAAGGCTCCAAGGGAGAAGCGGCTGCTGCCGCCCCAACGGCGAGCGCGTCGGCGAAGCCGGCCGAGGTGAAGAAAATCATCGTCGGCACGGGCACCAAATTTCCGAAGGTGGCGTTCCTGGACGAGAACGGCAAGTTGACCGGCTTCGACGTCGAGCTGGTTCGCGAAATCGACAAACGGCTTCCCCAATACGAGTTCGAGCTTCAGACGCTGGAATTTTCCAACATCCTGCTCAGCCTCGAAACGAAGAAGGTCGACATCGGCGCCCATGAGTTCGAGAAGAACCCGGAGCGCACCGAAAAGTACCTGTTCAACAAAGAGCCCTACGCTCACTGGAAGAACAAGATCATCGTCGCGAAGGACAACGATTCGGTCAAGACGCTGGATGATTTGGTCGGCAAAAAGGTGTTGACGAGCGCCACCAGCGCGGAAGCCCAAATCCTGGAGAACTACAACCGGGACCACGACAAGAAAATCGACATCGTTTATCAGAACGGTGCGGCCAACGATACGGTCAGCCAGATCTCGACCGGCAGGGTAGCCGCGACGATCGGCGCCGATTTCACCCTGCCCCTCATCGACCCGCAAGGCAAGCTGAAAACGACGGATGAAGTGCTGAGCGAGGCCGACATCCTGTTCGTTTTCCGCAAGAACGATCCCGAGTCGCAGAAGCTGGCGGACGACGTCGACACCGCGATCAAGGAACTGAAGGCGGACGGAACGCTGGGCAAACTCAGCAAGCAGTGGCTCGGCCAAGACTTCACGCAATAA
- a CDS encoding amino acid ABC transporter permease, with amino-acid sequence MEQSFEIGYVFQFIPKLISTLGTTLTIVAGAVFLGLAAGFLAALPRLYRVPVLQRVSQLYVSFFRGTPILIQLFLFYFGLPEVLKQIGIDVSKAPVLFFVILTYGLHTGAAVCEMIRAAVGSVDRGQVEAAYAVGMNGYRAFTRIVFPQAIAIALPIFSNVLLALTKETSLAFSLGIMEMTGKAQSLSTLTQHFVEAYLSLALVYLAVCFLLEKLLLGVEWRLLRHERQESETRAWFRSWKKIKWRRYSSEFPLERKEAGSYEA; translated from the coding sequence ATGGAACAATCTTTCGAGATCGGCTACGTGTTCCAGTTCATTCCGAAGCTGATCTCCACGCTCGGGACGACTTTAACGATCGTGGCGGGCGCGGTGTTTCTCGGTCTGGCGGCGGGGTTCCTCGCCGCCCTTCCCCGGCTCTACCGGGTACCGGTGCTGCAGCGCGTTTCCCAGCTGTATGTCTCCTTTTTCCGCGGCACGCCGATTTTGATCCAGCTGTTCCTGTTCTATTTCGGATTACCGGAAGTGCTGAAGCAGATCGGGATCGACGTCTCGAAAGCCCCCGTGCTCTTCTTCGTCATCCTGACCTACGGCTTGCATACGGGAGCCGCCGTCTGCGAGATGATCCGGGCCGCCGTCGGTTCGGTCGACCGGGGACAGGTGGAAGCCGCTTATGCGGTGGGGATGAACGGATACCGGGCGTTTACGAGAATCGTGTTTCCCCAGGCGATCGCGATCGCGCTGCCGATTTTCTCCAACGTGCTGCTCGCCTTGACCAAGGAGACGTCGCTGGCGTTCTCGCTAGGCATTATGGAAATGACCGGGAAAGCCCAGTCGCTTAGCACGCTAACCCAGCATTTCGTGGAGGCGTACCTGTCCCTTGCGCTCGTTTACCTCGCGGTTTGTTTCCTGTTGGAGAAGCTTCTGCTGGGGGTCGAATGGCGCCTGCTGAGGCATGAAAGACAAGAGAGCGAGACGAGAGCATGGTTCCGCTCTTGGAAGAAGATCAAGTGGCGCCGTTATTCCTCGGAATTCCCATTGGAACGGAAGGAGGCCGGGAGTTATGAAGCTTGA
- a CDS encoding amidohydrolase, protein MSGATVTDTLERRLVEARRQLHAFPETSLEEFETTETIRGWLREAGIRMPDYPLKTGVIAEIGGLRGGPVVALRADIDALPVQEETGLPFASKVPGKMHACGHDFHTAALLGAALLLKERESELPGAVRLIFQPAEEKAVGAGQVIESGALQGVQAIFGLHNKPDLPVGKVGIKAGPLMAAADGFAVEVEGRGSHAAVPEAGIDPIVSAAHIVTALQSIVSRNVSALDSVVLSVTRFRGGTAWNVIADKAVFDGTLRTFDEKARAKVRERFEQVVHGVSEAYGTKASVRWIQGPPAVRNDADWAQAAVRTAEGLGLNVVTPLPSPAGEDFAFYQEQVPGLFVFLGTSGPQEWHHPQFDVDERALPVGASFLAALAADAIGILQARRSGAAG, encoded by the coding sequence ATGAGCGGCGCGACCGTGACGGATACGCTGGAACGGCGTTTGGTGGAGGCACGGCGGCAGCTTCACGCCTTTCCCGAAACGTCTCTGGAGGAATTCGAGACGACGGAAACGATCCGCGGATGGCTGCGGGAGGCGGGAATTCGAATGCCGGATTATCCCCTCAAGACGGGAGTCATCGCGGAGATAGGCGGATTGCGCGGCGGCCCGGTCGTCGCGCTGCGGGCGGACATCGACGCCTTGCCGGTGCAGGAAGAGACCGGCTTGCCGTTCGCGTCGAAGGTGCCGGGCAAAATGCATGCCTGCGGGCACGATTTCCACACCGCCGCGCTGCTGGGCGCCGCTCTGCTCTTGAAGGAGCGGGAGAGCGAGCTGCCGGGCGCCGTCCGGCTCATCTTCCAGCCCGCCGAGGAAAAGGCGGTCGGCGCAGGCCAGGTCATCGAGAGCGGCGCCTTGCAGGGCGTGCAGGCGATTTTCGGCTTGCACAACAAGCCGGATCTGCCGGTCGGCAAGGTCGGCATCAAGGCGGGACCCCTCATGGCCGCGGCGGACGGATTCGCCGTGGAAGTGGAAGGACGGGGCAGCCATGCGGCCGTGCCGGAAGCGGGCATCGATCCGATCGTCAGCGCGGCCCACATCGTCACCGCGCTGCAATCCATCGTCAGCCGGAACGTCAGCGCGCTCGACAGCGTCGTTCTCAGCGTGACCCGTTTCCGCGGAGGAACGGCTTGGAACGTCATCGCCGATAAAGCGGTATTCGACGGAACGCTCCGCACCTTCGACGAGAAGGCGAGAGCCAAAGTCCGGGAGCGCTTCGAGCAAGTCGTCCATGGGGTCTCCGAAGCCTACGGAACGAAAGCTTCCGTCCGATGGATCCAAGGGCCGCCCGCCGTCCGCAACGATGCGGACTGGGCGCAAGCGGCGGTACGGACGGCCGAAGGGCTGGGGCTGAACGTCGTGACTCCGCTTCCTTCGCCGGCCGGAGAAGATTTCGCGTTTTATCAGGAGCAGGTGCCGGGGCTGTTCGTATTTCTCGGCACTTCCGGTCCGCAGGAGTGGCACCATCCCCAGTTCGACGTGGACGAGAGGGCGCTTCCGGTCGGAGCTTCGTTTCTGGCCGCGCTGGCGGCCGACGCAATTGGGATTCTGCAGGCGCGTCGATCGGGAGCGGCGGGCTAG
- a CDS encoding LLM class flavin-dependent oxidoreductase, whose product MGIPFGILDQSIVFPGQTPIEALQNTVKLAQFAERRGFRRFWVSEHHDSPQMAGSSPEVLISHLLAKTEKIRIGSGGVMLQHYSPYKVAENFNVLASLAPGRVDLGIGRAPGGLPRSTKALQQGAGDGKSLGGKLAELEGYLHGRTEEEHPLAGIQANPLPEQPAGIYLLGTSVSSAELAAERGYPYAFALFINSDYETAKAAFRAYRDGFNRARGTEPYAILAHSAIVADTEEEAGELAGTFKSVRVTLASGKTVNVGSLEAAEEFARQAGESFTAEVREADIAKGTKETVRKRLLELQQEYGVDEFIFTTILGDFERRLRSFELLAEAFEELPV is encoded by the coding sequence ATGGGAATTCCATTCGGCATTTTGGACCAAAGCATCGTGTTTCCGGGACAGACCCCGATCGAAGCGCTGCAAAACACCGTAAAGCTGGCGCAGTTCGCGGAACGGCGGGGGTTCCGCCGGTTTTGGGTGTCGGAGCATCACGATTCCCCGCAGATGGCGGGCTCGTCACCTGAAGTATTGATTTCGCATTTGCTGGCGAAGACGGAGAAAATCCGGATCGGCTCGGGCGGCGTCATGCTCCAGCATTACAGTCCTTATAAAGTGGCGGAAAACTTCAACGTGCTGGCTTCCCTCGCGCCGGGACGGGTCGACCTTGGCATCGGCCGCGCGCCGGGCGGTCTTCCCCGTTCGACGAAAGCTTTGCAGCAAGGAGCGGGGGACGGCAAGTCGCTCGGCGGGAAACTCGCGGAACTCGAGGGTTACCTGCACGGCCGGACGGAGGAAGAGCATCCGCTCGCCGGCATCCAGGCGAATCCGCTGCCGGAGCAGCCGGCCGGCATTTACTTGCTCGGCACGAGCGTGTCGAGCGCGGAATTGGCGGCGGAGCGGGGATACCCTTATGCTTTCGCGCTGTTCATCAACAGCGACTACGAGACGGCGAAGGCCGCGTTCCGGGCTTATCGGGACGGGTTCAACCGGGCGCGCGGAACGGAGCCTTACGCGATTCTCGCGCATTCCGCGATCGTAGCGGATACGGAAGAAGAAGCGGGAGAGCTGGCCGGGACGTTCAAAAGCGTTCGGGTGACGCTGGCGAGCGGGAAAACCGTCAACGTCGGTTCCTTGGAAGCGGCGGAGGAATTCGCGCGCCAGGCGGGCGAATCGTTCACGGCCGAGGTCCGGGAAGCGGACATCGCCAAAGGGACGAAGGAGACGGTTCGGAAGCGGCTGTTGGAGCTTCAGCAGGAGTACGGCGTGGACGAATTCATCTTCACGACGATCCTTGGCGATTTCGAGCGGCGTCTGAGGTCTTTCGAACTGCTGGCGGAAGCGTTCGAGGAACTGCCGGTATGA